The nucleotide window CAGCCTACTAGCCTGCAAGACTAACACAGCTCCCTATAAAGACACATTTCCTAGACTCGTCGTCAACGGCAAGACCGTGGAAGACAGAGACTGGCTCTTTACCCGTCAAACTAAGAACGCGCAGTCCAAGTCAGGCATTGAAAATCCCTCCAGCGGAGATATCAGGTGTTACTCTTCCACAACAGCCCCCCAAATTGCCACAGTCCCCGCAGGCGCTTCGGTGAACTACATTTCTACTCAACAAATCAACCACCCTGGCCCCACCCAATACTATCTCGCTCGCGTCCCTGTAGGCTCATCAGCAAAGACCTGGGACGGTTCCGGAAGCGTTTGGTGGAAGTTTGCATCAACCATGCCCTACTATGATGCCAACAAACAGCTTGTCTGGCCTGCTCAGAGTACATGCCTATGTCGCTATCCTGCCATATTTTGGACTTGAGTTGACAACAACCAGACACATATGCTACTCACCCCGCGGTCATTCCGGCCAACACCCCGAGCGGCGAATATCTCCTACGAGTAGAGCAGATTGCCTTGCACATGGCTAGCCAAGCAAACAAGGCACAGTTTTATATCTCCTGCTCACAAATCAACATTACCAACGGAGGAAACGGAACTCCAGGCCCAACCGTCTCCCTCCCTGGGGCCTATAGGTGGGATACCCATCCTGCATAACTCTAGCTCATGAGCCCATGTACCTAGTGACTAATTTGTAACTTTCCACCCAGGTCCAACGACCCTGGAATTCAGGTGAATATCTACAACCTCCAGCCAGATGCCTATCGCGCTCCAGGTCCTGCGCCCTGGCAGGGTTAGGTCGAGTCAACAGCTCTGGGGCACATCTgtgttggcgatggaggcTATGAATGGGAGGGACAAGTCCACATCCGATACCAAGTCGCTCGCTAGGCTGGTTGGATTTTCAAGATGAAAGATCATTCCTTTTTATCTGTATCCATTCATGCAGGATATACAGGCATGGGATGGAGTGAAGCTTATCTGGCAGGCTAGACAAGAGATGGGACAAGAGATGGGACAAGAGACTTGTGGTTGTACTTTCTCAACTTCTTCAAGTGACTCATTTTGCTACCTACCATACGGCTAAGTGTCGGACACTGCTTGTtatgttgttgctgatatCGTGTGAGCCCATCCATTAGCCTGCCCGTTGAAAACTGCACCTTGGGTATCAATAAAGGCCCAGTAAATGTCTATGGCAAAACGTGAAAGAACTCATGCATGATGCATGCGGTCAAGCAGGGAGAAAACCATTCAATGTTGTAAATCCCCATTCGAAAGGCggagaggttgttgtttgtgcTTGCCTGAGTTGATCTGTTGCTGCTTGAGCTGTTTGACGGCTTGAAAAGCAGAGAGAAAATTACGGAAAAGCGTGAAGGCTATAAGTCAGCAGTATTGCTTTGTATGACAGGTAGTAGAAATGGTTTTGAATGGAAGAAGTCAATGCTGAAGTTGAAAAAGTGGACAAAATCCATGCACTTTTTCGTGGCTTCCCCTCGTTAAACCTTACATAGGTAGGAGGACAGGGCCTGTATTTCAGTTTATATTAGGTACCTATCTTACGTAGCTCAGGATGGAAGGAACGAAGGTGGTGATTGAGCGGCTCAAAGTAAATAAGCTGAGCTAAACGAACAATATCGTTGCAAACTCAAAGAAAACTTGAAGTGTAGACTGGGAGTTCGACACAGACCCCTTGCTTGTGTGAAAGTTCTGGAGTTGGGGAGCAGTGGACCACTTTCAACGCTGGAGTTTGATATATGGGTTGGAGCAAAGGCGCGATATCCTGATTCCATCATTGTCAACCGTGTCAGATGAT belongs to Podospora bellae-mahoneyi strain CBS 112042 chromosome 6, whole genome shotgun sequence and includes:
- a CDS encoding hypothetical protein (EggNog:ENOG503PA4B; CAZy:AA9; COG:G), translated to MKILSVFLLTAVAVEGHYTFPRLVVNGKTVEDRDWLFTRQTKNAQSKSGIENPSSGDIRCYSSTTAPQIATVPAGASVNYISTQQINHPGPTQYYLARVPVGSSAKTWDGSGSVWWKFASTMPYYDANKQLVWPAQNTYATHPAVIPANTPSGEYLLRVEQIALHMASQANKAQFYISCSQINITNGGNGTPGPTVSLPGAYRSNDPGIQVNIYNLQPDAYRAPGPAPWQG